The following are from one region of the Geitlerinema sp. PCC 9228 genome:
- a CDS encoding AarF/ABC1/UbiB kinase family protein, with amino-acid sequence MNQHSIEQLKTYDPEAIAHYYRRRPLKVLGRALQVVWSFLGFLLGIFWDRIRKQTHTPQRAEQLRRILTKLGPTYIKVGQALSTRPDLARKDFVEELVKLQDQLPPFDNETAISIIHQELGYHPETIFVSLSENPIAAASLGQVYRGRLHNGDEVAVKVQRPHLLPILTLDLYLIRWGVQWLSPWLPVNLGHDLTLIVDEFGIKLFEEIDYINEGKNAEKFAYNFRDNPNVKVPRIYWDYTSKRVLTLEWIQGYKLNGASSLIAANVDINKFIQDAVEAGLQQLLEHGFFHADPHPGNLFVLSDGRIAYIDFGMMDQLDQYSKETIVDALVHLVNRDYEDLAETFVKLGFLAPGTDINPIIPALEQVLGDIIGERVRDFNIKTVTDRFSDIMYDYPFRVPASFALIIRSVVTQEGLAMSINPEFKLVEMGFPYIAKRLLTGETAELRRRLVEILFKDGKFQWHRLENLIALARRDEDFDILPTAQLALQYLMSEEGTFLRQRLIWALTEDDRLHTKEVQRIWDLIKADLQPARLFDVALGTLADLSPAAISQNSDSLNGSSPGD; translated from the coding sequence GTGAACCAACATTCCATCGAACAGCTAAAAACCTACGATCCCGAAGCGATCGCGCATTACTATCGCCGTCGTCCCCTAAAAGTTCTAGGACGTGCCCTGCAAGTAGTTTGGTCCTTTCTCGGATTTTTGCTGGGGATCTTTTGGGACCGCATACGCAAACAAACCCACACCCCCCAACGTGCGGAACAGTTGCGCCGCATTCTCACCAAACTGGGACCCACCTACATCAAAGTAGGGCAAGCCCTATCTACACGTCCAGATTTGGCTCGCAAAGACTTTGTAGAGGAATTGGTCAAGCTGCAAGACCAACTACCTCCTTTCGATAACGAAACCGCCATTAGCATCATCCACCAAGAACTGGGATACCATCCAGAAACCATTTTCGTATCCCTCTCCGAAAATCCCATTGCCGCCGCTAGTTTGGGGCAGGTCTATCGCGGGCGCTTGCACAACGGCGACGAAGTAGCTGTGAAAGTCCAACGTCCCCATCTGCTGCCCATTCTGACCTTAGACCTGTACCTAATTCGATGGGGCGTTCAATGGCTATCTCCCTGGCTACCGGTTAATTTGGGACATGACTTGACCCTCATCGTTGATGAATTTGGCATCAAGCTTTTTGAAGAAATCGACTATATTAACGAAGGCAAAAACGCCGAGAAATTTGCTTATAATTTCAGAGATAATCCCAACGTCAAGGTTCCCCGCATTTATTGGGACTACACCAGCAAACGGGTTTTAACCCTAGAGTGGATTCAAGGCTACAAACTCAACGGCGCTTCCAGCCTCATTGCTGCCAACGTTGATATTAACAAGTTTATCCAAGATGCGGTGGAAGCTGGATTGCAGCAGCTACTGGAACATGGCTTTTTCCATGCCGATCCCCACCCCGGCAATTTGTTCGTGCTATCCGATGGACGAATTGCCTATATTGACTTTGGCATGATGGACCAACTGGACCAATACAGCAAAGAAACCATCGTGGATGCTTTGGTTCATTTGGTCAACAGAGATTACGAAGATTTAGCCGAAACCTTTGTCAAATTAGGGTTTTTAGCTCCGGGAACCGATATTAATCCCATCATACCGGCCTTGGAACAGGTGTTGGGGGATATTATCGGCGAACGGGTGCGTGACTTTAACATTAAAACTGTCACCGATCGCTTCTCGGATATTATGTACGACTATCCCTTCCGAGTACCTGCCAGCTTTGCCTTGATTATTCGTTCGGTGGTGACCCAGGAAGGGCTAGCTATGAGCATCAACCCCGAGTTTAAATTGGTAGAAATGGGCTTTCCCTATATTGCCAAGCGGTTGCTAACCGGGGAAACGGCAGAATTGCGCCGCCGTTTGGTGGAAATTCTGTTTAAAGATGGTAAGTTTCAATGGCATCGTTTGGAAAACTTGATTGCCTTGGCTCGCCGGGACGAAGATTTTGATATCCTACCTACAGCACAACTCGCTTTGCAGTATTTGATGTCGGAGGAAGGAACCTTTTTACGCCAGCGTTTGATTTGGGCTTTGACAGAAGACGATCGCTTGCATACGAAAGAAGTACAACGGATTTGGGATTTAATCAAAGCCGATTTGCAACCCGCCCGTTTGTTTGATGTAGCCCTGGGAACCCTGGCAGACCTATCGCCAGCGGCTATTTCCCAAAACAGCGACTCGCTCAATGGTTCCTCCCCCGGCGATTGA
- a CDS encoding Mo-dependent nitrogenase C-terminal domain-containing protein, whose amino-acid sequence MSVLDRSSQNMSLLSWIEVRTTDASTQASSQPKTQRQVFDLLHPLRAWLNGIQIDSAKQAHFLCKLIPAQCPFERDIKLGNRTLFHIPPLCKLNPLYEEVVALRFRALCFLADECGEDISPYC is encoded by the coding sequence ATGAGTGTATTGGACCGTTCTTCACAAAATATGTCCCTACTGAGTTGGATTGAGGTAAGAACCACCGACGCATCGACGCAAGCATCTTCCCAACCAAAAACCCAACGCCAAGTTTTCGACCTTTTGCACCCCTTGCGCGCTTGGCTTAATGGCATTCAAATTGACAGCGCCAAACAAGCCCATTTCCTCTGTAAATTGATTCCCGCCCAGTGTCCTTTCGAGCGAGACATCAAACTAGGCAACCGCACATTATTTCACATTCCTCCTTTGTGCAAACTCAATCCCCTGTACGAAGAGGTTGTTGCGTTGCGTTTTCGCGCTTTGTGTTTCTTAGCCGATGAGTGTGGCGAAGACATTAGCCCATATTGTTAG